From the Lathyrus oleraceus cultivar Zhongwan6 chromosome 4, CAAS_Psat_ZW6_1.0, whole genome shotgun sequence genome, one window contains:
- the LOC127137545 gene encoding uncharacterized protein LOC127137545: MKPVCPFVKIPRPDDSNASKKPSESSTKYHVEHESKVKKEVNDRTPETERRCRKQNAVAGNKNPEPKKMSSKKKHKRKHSDSDDDVFYYRYCASSSTPTTTTGTTSSNQPQSKPNNIGSSIGGIGEPLAPSKSTLYVSNLDYSLTNSDLLTLFSTFGRIARVTVLKDRHTRLSRGVAFVQFVSRNDVQRAVAEMNKKILNGRTLTASIAADNGRAPEFIRKRVYNTETALCYECGGHGHLSYECPKNQLGPRPRPQPKKPRRGFSGLRDRDGEEEGDEEEEEGGQIAAEQFEDNWASVVDDEAGERLLGRNRNDGEGLDNNKTKKKGKKAGYFSDESDHDDDDINMKPVCPFVKIPRPDDSNASKKPSENSTKYHVEHESKVNKEVNDSASVSPKCPMGYDSQTFKLGPLSCMVCQALLFDTSKCVPCLHVFCKACISRFEDCPLCGADIVKIEPDDNLQGVVDRFIEGHARIKRSVNLDKGEEATENNKPVIYEDVSLERGSFLVQQAMRAFRAQNLESAKSRLSLCAEDIRSQIEKVGNTSELCSQLGAVLGMLGDCCRAMGDSSSAVTYFEESVEFLSKLPKDDLEITHTLSVSLNKIGDLKYHGGDLQAARSYYFQSLNVRRDVVKNNSNVSSQVLDVAVSLAKVADVDKSLGDEKSASDGFQEAINLLESLTLKSEASGLEQVVTLCMLIKKCYIIVFLLCFRIHNTSTDVCIHI, encoded by the exons ATGAAACCGGTTTGTCCTTTTGTTAAAATTCCTCGGCCGGACGATAGTAATGCTTCTAAAAAACCGAGTGAAAGCTCAACTAAATATCATGTAGAACATGAAAGTAAGGTGAAGAAAGAGGTTAATGACCGAACGCCGGAAACCGAACGCCGTTGCCGGAAACAAAACGCCGTTGCCGGAAACAAAAATCCTGAACCGAAAAAAATGTCAAGCAAGAAGAAACACAAACGAAAACACAGCGACAGCGACGACGACGTTTTCTACTACCGCTACTGCGCTTCGTCCTCAACCCCCACCACCACCACCGGCACCACATCCAGTAATCAACCCCAATCAAAACCGAACAACATAGGATCATCAATAGGAGGAATAGGTGAACCCTTAGCACCATCAAAATCGACGCTATACGTTTCTAATCTAGATTACTCCCTAACAAACTCCGATCTCCTTACGCTCTTCTCTACTTTCGGCCGCATCGCGCGTGTAACCGTTCTCAAAGACCGACACACGCGCCTAAGCCGCGGTGTCGCGTTTGTCCAATTCGTTTCTCGTAATGACGTCCAACGCGCCGTGGCGGAGATGAATAAGAAGATTCTCAATGGAAGGACTCTAACTGCTTCTATTGCTGCTGATAATGGACGTGCTCCGGAGTTTATTCGAAAGCGCGTGTACAATACTGAGACTGCTTTGTGTTATGAGTGTGGGGGGCATGGTCATTTGTCGTATGAGTGTCCTAAGAATCAGTTGGGGCCGAGGCCGCGGCCTCAGCCTAAGAAGCCGCGGCGGGGATTTAGTGGGCTGAGGGATAGGGATGGGGAGGAGGAAGGTGATGAGGAGGAGGAAGAGGGTGGTCAGATTGCTGCGGAGCAGTTTGAGGATAATTGGGCTTCTGTTGTGGATGATGAAGCGGGTGAAAGGTTGCTGGGGAGAAACAGAAATGATGGTGAGGGTTTGGACAACAACAAGACgaagaagaaagggaagaaaGCTGGGTATTTCAGTGATGAGAgtgatcatgatgatgatgat ATCAATATGAAACCGGTTTGTCCTTTTGTTAAAATTCCTCGGCCGGACGATAGTAATGCTTCTAAAAAACCGAGTGAAAACTCAACTAAATATCATGTAGAACATGAAAGTAAGGTGAATAAAGAGGTTAATGACTCGGCCAGCGTTTCACCGAAGTGTCCAATGGGATATGACTCTCAGACGTTTAAGCTTGGTCCTCTTAGCTGTATGGTATGCCAAGCGCTGCTGTTCGACACCAGTAAATGTGTGCCTTGTTTGCATGTTTTCTGCAA AGCATGTATATCGCGCTTTGAGGACTGTCCGTTATGTGGAGCTGATATTGTGAAGATTGAGCCCGATGACAATCTTCAAGGTGTAGTCGATCGCTTTATTGAAGGTCATGCTAGGATCAAAAGGTCTGTTAATTTAGACAAAGGCGAAGAAGCAACAGAAAATAATAAGCCGGTTATATACGAAGATGTGTCTTTGGAAAGAGGTTCTTTCTTAGTACAACAGGCCATGAGG GCATTCCGCGCTCAGAATTTAGAAAGTGCCAAATCAAGACTCAGCCTATGTGCAGAAGACATTCGTAGTCAGATAGAAAAAGTTGGTAACACTTCAGAGTTATGTTCACAACTTGGAGCAGTCTTGGGTATGCTCGGCGACTGCTG CCGAGCAATGGGTGATAGCAGTTCTGCAGTAACTTATTTTGAAGAAAGTGTTGAATTTCTGTCAAAGTTGCCAAAAGATGATTTGGAG ATTACACATACACTTTCCGTTTCACTTAATAAAATTGGTGATCTTAAATATCATGGGGGAGACCTCCAAGCTGCGAGATCATACTATTTTCAATCCTTAAATGTTCGCCGTGATGTTGTCAAGAACAATTCAAATGTTTCATCTCAG GTCTTAGATGTTGCTGTTTCTCTCGCAAAAGTAGCGGATGTTGACAAAAGTCTAGGAGATGAAAAGTCGGCTAGTGACGGATTTCAAGAAGCTATAAACTTGCTGGAATCACTTACTTTAAAATCTGAAGCCAGTGGGCTTGAGCAAGTTGTTACTTTATGTATGCTAATAAAGAAGTGCTATATTATTGTATTCCTCCTCTGTTTCCGCATCCATAACACAAGCACAGACGTGTGTatacatatataa
- the LOC127137546 gene encoding protein NCA1 encodes MKPVCPFVKIPRPDDSNASKKPSENSTKYHVEHESKVNKEVNDSASVSPKCPMGYDSQTFKLGPLSCMVCQALLFDTSKCVPCLHVFCKACISRFEDCPLCGADIVKIEPDDNLQGVVDRFIEGHARIKRSVNLDKGEEATENNKPVIYEDVSLERGSFLVQQAMRAFRAQNLESAKSRLSLCAEDIRSQIEKVGNTSELCSQLGAVLGMLGDCWYVVGYYRCIL; translated from the exons ATGAAACCGGTTTGTCCTTTTGTTAAAATCCCTCGGCCGGACGATAGTAATGCTTCTAAAAAACCGAGTGAAAACTCAACTAAATATCATGTAGAACATGAAAGTAAGGTGAATAAAGAGGTTAATGACTCGGCCAGCGTTTCACCGAAGTGTCCAATGGGATATGACTCTCAGACGTTTAAGCTTGGTCCTCTTAGCTGTATGGTGTGCCAAGCGCTGCTGTTCGACACCAGTAAATGTGTGCCTTGTTTGCATGTTTTCTGCAA AGCATGTATATCGCGCTTTGAGGACTGTCCGTTATGTGGAGCTGATATTGTGAAGATTGAGCCCGATGACAATCTTCAAGGTGTAGTCGATCGCTTTATTGAAGGTCATGCTAGGATCAAAAGGTCTGTTAATTTAGACAAAGGCGAAGAAGCAACAGAAAATAATAAGCCGGTTATATACGAAGATGTGTCTTTGGAAAGAGGTTCTTTCTTAGTACAACAGGCCATGAGG GCATTCCGCGCTCAGAATTTAGAAAGTGCCAAATCAAGACTCAGCCTATGTGCAGAAGACATTCGTAGTCAGATAGAAAAAGTTGGTAACACTTCAGAGTTATGTTCACAACTTGGAGCAGTCTTGGGTATGCTCGGCGACTGCTGGTATGTTGTAGGATATTATCGTTGTATTCTATGA
- the LOC127137548 gene encoding U11/U12 small nuclear ribonucleoprotein 31 kDa protein: MSSKKKHKEKHNDEDDNVFYYRYCASSSTPNTTTGTTSINQPQSKPNNKGSSIGGTGEPLAPSKSTLYVSNLDYSLTNSDLHTLFSTFGRIERVTVLKDRHTRLSRGVAFVQFVSRNDAQRAVAEMNKKILNGRTLTASIATDNGRAPEFIRKRVYNTETALCYECGGHGHLSYECPKNQLGPRPRPQPKKPRRGFSGLRDRDGEEEGDEEEEEGGQIAAEQFKDNWASVVDDEASERLPGRKNDDEGLDNNKTKKKGKKAGYFSDESDHDDDD, translated from the coding sequence ATGTCAAGCAAGAAGAAACACAAAGAAAAACACAACGACGAAGACGACAACGTTTTCTACTACCGCTACTGCGCTTCGTCCTCAACCCCCAACACCACCACCGGCACCACATCCATTAATCAACCCCAATCAAAACCGAACAACAAAGGATCATCAATAGGAGGAACAGGTGAACCCTTAGCACCATCAAAATCGACGCTATACGTTTCTAATCTAGATTACTCCCTAACAAACTCCGATCTCCATACGCTCTTCTCTACTTTCGGCCGCATCGAGCGTGTAACCGTTCTCAAAGACCGTCACACGCGCCTAAGCCGCGGTGTCGCGTTTGTCCAATTCGTTTCTCGTAATGACGCTCAACGCGCCGTGGCGGAGATGAATAAGAAGATTCTCAATGGAAGGACTCTAACTGCTTCTATTGCTACTGATAATGGACGTGCTCCGGAGTTTATTCGAAAGCGCGTGTACAATACTGAGACTGCTTTGTGTTATGAGTGTGGGGGGCATGGTCATTTGTCGTATGAGTGTCCTAAGAATCAGTTGGGGCCGAGGCCGCGGCCTCAGCCTAAGAAGCCGCGGCGGGGATTTAGTGGGCTGAGGGATAGGGATGGGGAGGAGGAAGGTGATGAGGAGGAGGAAGAGGGTGGTCAGATTGCTGCGGAGCAGTTTAAGGATAATTGGGCTTCTGTTGTGGATGATGAAGCGAGTGAAAGGTTGCCGGGGAGAAAAAATGATGATGAGGGTTTGGACAACAACAAGACgaagaagaaagggaagaaaGCTGGGTATTTCAGTGATGAGAgtgatcatgatgatgatgattga